In Musa acuminata AAA Group cultivar baxijiao chromosome BXJ2-3, Cavendish_Baxijiao_AAA, whole genome shotgun sequence, the following proteins share a genomic window:
- the LOC103979937 gene encoding protein DETOXIFICATION 12, producing the protein MEESLLTTESGGGREGKGWASRLGWGDGGRELMEEARRLGYVAAPMVAVTMSQFLVQVVSSMMVGHLGKLDLASAAIATSLTSVTGFSLLLGMASGLETLCGQAYGAEQYHMLGIHTYRAIFSLLVVCLPISLVWASMGKLLQLIGQDPLISQEAGKYAVWMIPGLFAYAIAQPLMKFLLSQSLILPMLLSSLMTLCLHIPLCWVLVFKSGLRNVGAALSISISYWLNVFILGMYIRYSASCRATRAPISKEAFRGINEFLRLALPSALMICLEWWSFELLILLSGLLPNPQLETSVLSICLNSITLLYCFPYGLGCAASTRVSNELGAWNPKGAQLVVRVAMFLAISEAVLVSGTLLAMRRILGYAYSTEEEVMNYVTDMVPLVCFSVVFDSLQGVLSGIARGCGWQHLGAYVNLGSFYLFGIPIAVVLGFLLHIGGKGLWIGIVCGSTTQTILLSLITIFTNWQNQATMARERIFHERLPLQNMLK; encoded by the exons ATGGAAGAGTCTCTGTTGACGACGGAGAGCGGTGGAGGAAGGGAAGGAAAGGGATGGGCGAGCAGGCTCGGATGGGGCGACGGCGGCAGAGAGCTCATGGAGGAGGCGCGGCGGCTGGGCTACGTCGCCGCCCCCATGGTAGCGGTGACCATGTCGCAGTTCCTGGTGCAGGTGGTCTCCAGCATGATGGTGGGTCACCTCGGCAAGCTCGACCTGGCCAGCGCCGCCATCGCCACCTCCCTCACCAGCGTCACCGGTTTCAGCCTCCTC TTAGGAATGGCAAGTGGTCTAGAAACTCTATGTGGACAAGCCTATGGAGCGGAACAGTACCATATGCTAGGTATCCACACGTATAGAGCCATATTCTCTCTTTTAGTGGTCTGCCTTCCTATCTCGCTTGTATGGGCCTCGATgggaaagcttcttcaattaatcGGTCAAGACCCCTTAATATCCCAAGAAGCTGGAAAATATGCTGTGTGGATGATACCTGGATTGTTTGCTTATGCCATTGCTCAGCCTCTAATGAAGTTCCTTCTGTCTCAAAGCTTAATTCTTCCAATGCTCTTAAGCTCTCTGATGACACTGTGCCTTCATATCCCTCTATGTTGGGTCTTGGTGTTCAAGTCAGGCTTACGAAATGTTGGGGCTGCTCTTTCTATAAGTATATCATATTGGCTGAATGTATTTATATTGGGGATGTACATAAGGTATTCAGCTTCCTGCAGAGCTACTCGTGCACCAATTTCAAAGGAAGCATTTAGAGGCATTAATGAATTCTTACGGCTAGCACTGCCATCAGCATTAATGATATG TCTTGAATGGTGGTCTTTTGAGCTGCTTATCTTGCTCTCTGGGCTCTTGCCCAATCCGCAGCTCGAAACATCAGTCCTCTCCATTTG CCTCAATAGCATCACATTGCTCTATTGCTTTCCATATGGTCTTGGTTGTGCTGCAAG TACTCGAGTCTCGAACGAATTAGGTGCTTGGAACCCAAAAGGTGCTCAGTTAGTAGTACGTGTTGCAATGTTTCTTGCTATTTCTGAGGCTGTTCTTGTGAGCGGGACTCTTTTAGCCATGCGCCGCATCTTGGGTTATGCTTATAGCACCGAGGAGGAGGTCATGAATTATGTTACTGATATGGTTCCGCTGGTCTGCTTTTCGGTAGTCTTTGACAGCTTACAGGGGGTCCTCTCAG GCATTGCTAGAGGATGCGGATGGCAGCATCTAGGTGCTTATGTGAACCTCGGATCATTCTATTTGTTTGGTATTCCCATCGCTGTTGTTCTGGGTTTCCTATTGCACATAGGAGGTAAAGGCCTTTGGATTGGTATAGTGTGTGGGTCTACAACTCAGACGATCCTCCTTTCACTAATAACAATCTTTACAAATTGGCAAAATCAG GCAACCATGGCAAGGGAGCGAATATTCCACGAAAGGTTACCTTTACAGAATATGTTGAAGTGA
- the LOC135608428 gene encoding ribosome quality control complex subunit 2-like, which translates to MIKRRFYRQERGDGGAASSDSSSSSDSDEELEAQEEDAEATGGSKDDDDDYEEEEKEEEEAREERQEHPRNSPSSGSGYESEESSGNVVEGDSSGLLTNEENDVSENVGGNPKDSQLNAGVKAKDSMKVKTGSSSIDMNDPIQADFANYILKHKSVFKCRLCPRIVCLSEDTVKTHLKSKRHARSRKLLGEGRLRLMLNSDGEIEEDQETHSERHARTIALAEELNGAKKRDSGRQRQSRRRKMRLRNKGETEKRMDKPKKRSKTED; encoded by the exons ATGATAAAGCGGCGTTTCTACAGGCAAGAGCGCGGCGACGGGGGCGCCGCCTCCTCCGATTCATCCTCCTCTTCTGATTCCGACGAAGAGTTAGAAGCACAGGAAGAAGATGCGGAGGCCACTGGGGGATCAAAGGACGATGACGACGactatgaagaagaagaaaaagaagaagaagaagcaagggAGGAGCGGCAGGAGCATCCGCGTAACTCGCCTTCTTCTG GTTCTGGATATGAAAGCGAAGAAAGCTCTGGGAATGTGGTAGAAGGAGATTCTTCAG GCTTGCTCACCAATGAGGAAAACGATGTCTCTGAAAATGTTGGTGGAAACCCTAAGGATAGTCAGCTAAATGCTGGAGTTAAAGCTAAAGATAGCATGAAGGTCAAAACTGGGAGCAGTTCTATTGATATGAATGATCCTATTCAAGCTGATTTTGCAAATTATATCTTGAAACACAAGTCAGTTTTTAAGTGCCGACTTTGCCCAAGAATTGTCTGCTTAAGTGAAGATACAGTGAAGACACACCTTAAGTCAAAG AGGCATGCTCGTTCAAGGAAACTGTTAGGAGAGGGGAGGCTCAGGCTAATGCTTAATAGTGATGGTGAGATcgaagaagaccaagaaacacaCTCAGAAAGGCATGCACGAACCATAGCTCTTGCAGAG GAGCTGAATGGTGCCAAAAAGAGGGATTCAGGGCGCCAGCGACAGAGCCGCAGAAGGAAAATG AGGTTGCGGAACAAGGGGGAAACAGAAAAGCGAATGGATAAGCCAAAGAAACGAAGCAAAACTGAGGATTGA
- the LOC135608429 gene encoding ATP synthase subunit beta, mitochondrial, which translates to MASRRLLSSLLRSSARRSPAPRSPAAACSAPRAPMRPSPAGFLLSRAVEYATSAAAPQSTPPPSKAPAGPSGKITDEFTGAGAIGKVCQVIGAVVDVRFDEGLPPILTALEVLDNQIRLVLEVAQHLGENMVRTIAMDGTEGLVRGQRVLNTGSPITVPVGRATLGRIMNVIGEPIDEKGDIKTNHFLPIHREAPAFVEQATEQQILVTGIKVVDLLAPYQRGGKIGLFGGAGVGKTVLIMELINNVAKAHGGFSVFAGVGERTREGNDLYREMIESGVIKLGDKQGESKCALVYGQMNEPPGARARVGLTGLTVAEHFRDAEGQDVLLFIDNIFRFTQANSEVSALLGRIPSAVGYQPTLATDLGGLQERITTTKKGSITSVQAIYVPADDLTDPAPATTFAHLDATTVLSRQISELGIYPAVDPLDSTSRMLSPHVLGEEHYNTARGVQKVLQNYKNLQDIIAILGMDELSEDDKLTVARARKIQRFLSQPFHVAEVFTGAPGKYVELKESVNSFQGVLDGKYDDLPEQSFYMVGGIEEVIAKAEKIAKESAA; encoded by the exons ATGGCCTCCCGACGTCTCCTCTCTTCCCTCCTCCGCTCTTCGGCTCGCCGCTCCCCCGCTCCCAGATCCCCCGCCGCCGCCTGCTCCGCCCCACGGGCCCCCATGCGCCCTTCCCCGGCTGGTTTCCTCCTCTCCCGCGCCGTTGAGTACGCTACCTCCGCGGCCGCCCCACAGTCCACTCCACCCCCGAGCAAGGCCCCCGCCGGGCCCAGCGGCAAGATCACGGACGAGTTCACCGGCGCCGGCGCGATCGGGAAGGTCTGCCAGGTGATCGGCGCCGTCGTCGACGTCAGGTTCGACGAGGGCCTGCCGCCGATCCTGACGGCTCTGGAGGTGCTCGACAACCAGATCCGTCTGGTCCTCGAGGTGGCGCAGCATCTGGGGGAGAACATGGTGCGGACCATCGCCATGGACGGCACTGAGGGGCTCGTCCGTGGCCAGAGGGTTCTCAACACCGGATCTCCGATCACG gTTCCAGTTGGTAGGGCGACTCTTGGGCGCATCATGAACGTCATCGGGGAACCGATTGATGAGAAGGGTGACATAA AAACCAATCACTTTCTTCCCATCCACCGTGAAGCGCCAGCATTTGTTGAACAGGCAACAGAACAGCAGATTCTTGTTACTGGAATTAAG GTTGTAGATCTTCTGGCACCTTATCAGAGGGGTGGGAAGATTGGGCTGTTTGGTGGTGCTGGTGTGGGAAAGACTGTACTCATCATGGAACTGATCAATAATGTTGCAAAGGCTCATG GTGGTTTTTCTGTGTTTGCTGGTGTGGGTGAACGTACTCGTGAGGGTAATGACTTGTACAGGGAAATGATTGAGAGTGGTGTCATCAAGCTTGGAGACAAACAG GGTGAGAGCAAATGTGCTCTTGTTTATGGTCAAATGAATGAGCCCCCTGGTGCCCGTGCACGTGTTGGGTTGACTGGCCTAACAGTTGCTGAACACTTTCGAGATGCTGAAGGACAAGATGTGCTTCTCTTTATTGATAACATTTTTCGGTTCACCCAA GCTAACTCGGAAGTGTCTGCCTTACTTGGTCGTATTCCATCTGCTGTTGGTTATCAACCAACTCTTGCTACTGATCTTGGAGGACTGCAAGAGCGTATTACAACCACAAAGAAGGGTTCCATCACCTCTGTGCAAGCTATCTATGTGCCTGCTGATGATTTGACAGATCCTGCACCTGCAACTACTTTTGCTCATCTTGATGCTACAACTGTGTTGTCACGACAG ATTTCCGAGCTCGGTATATATCCTGCCGTTGACCCTCTTGATTCCACGTCAAGAATGCTTTCTCCACATGTGCTAGGGGAGGAACACTACAACACTGCTCGTGGTGTTCAGAAAGTTCTTCAAAATTATAAGAATCTTCAAGATATTATTGCAATTCTAGGAATGGATGAGCTCAGTGAAGATGATAAGTTGACTGTAGCTCGTGCTCGAAAGATCCAACGATTTTTGAGCCAGCCTTTCCATGTTGCCGAAGTTTTCACTGGTGCACCTGGAAAATATGTTGAATTAAAGGAGAGTGTTAACAGCTTTCAG